The genomic region cccaccccagcaccggAAACCAGAATGTCTGGTCTGGTCCCTCCCCCCCACACCAGGCCCGGCTCCTGCACGTTGCCATGGAGATGGGAAGCAGTGGAGGGTACTGCTGACTTTGGGGGAGTGGGGATAGGCTGGGGGGGTGTTGGGGAGAGAAGACAAAATGTGtgcggggggaggaggagagttTCAAGAACTGTGGGCTGGCCATCCCCTCCCCCAAGCGTGGCCACGGCCCCCTCCCCCTCTGGATACCCATCAGAGCCTCCCCTACTTGGCCCTGGCGGAGACCCCCGGCCTTCTCCTACCGGGCGACTCCACTCCCACCTCCAGACCTCGGGCTGGCAGCCACTCCCCCTCGGCTGACCCTGGctgaccccctcccccagcctccacgGGCACTCATGGGGTGGCCAGTGGCCCTGACAAAGCTCGCCCGGTCCCCCGGCGCGTGCGGCTGCCCCCAACCCTCAGGACCAGCTCGGGCCCCTCCTCCTCAAGCCCCGAGGGAGGGAGCGGGCACACTCCGCCGGGGCGGCATGAATCAAACGCTCCGCGGCTAAGAATAGCTGGCACGCAGCTGGTACCGAGACGGGCTGAGGAatcggcgggggggggggggggggagaaaggggagagagggggTGCCCTGGGAGTCTGCGGGGGTACGGCGGGGGGAGGTTGCCGGCGTGGCCGGGAGCCGGCCCGGGAGAATGAATGGAGGCGGAGAGAGGCGGGGAGAAGCGGGCAGACGGAGCCCCGGCTGGGGCCGAGAAGCTGGTGGGGGAGAGCCCGGGTCCGCGGAGAGGGGGCGGAGGCCCCCGGGAGCAGGACTCGGGGGCGGGAGCCGAGGGGGCGCGCCGGCCGGTGGGGAAGGAAGCGGGGACCGGGTGGGGATGCAGGGAGCTCGTGAAAGGATGGGAGGGGATTGGACGAGTCAGGAAGGAGAAGCCGAAGCCACAGGGGGTCGAAGGGGGCGGTCGAGGCCGAGGCCCAGACCCCTGCTGGAGGGGGGTGGGCGCCGGAATGACCTCGGCGAGGGGTCTCGAGGGGTGGGGCCGCAGGAGGGGTCCAGGGAGCCCAGGTGGGCCGCGATGGGCGAGGCGGGGGAgtggccgggccgggccgggccgggaggCGGGTACCGCGACCGAGCCCTCGGCCCTGGAGCGCGGGAGGCGGGTTCGGGCAGGGGGCCACGGGGCCGCATGCCCCCAGCAAGTCCGCGATCCGGGACGGTGCACGGGGGACCCGGGCGTAACCCAATTTGGCGTCGCCCGGGGCAAcgctcccctcctcacccccgccccccaccgcacaCCCGGGCCGGGAGCCCGGCGCTCGGCCAAGGACGTCCGgggcgcccccgcccccgcccgcggccccgggcccgcgcttccccccctccccagacccccGGTTTTCGGCCCCCTTACCTGCCTGGCGGGGCTGCTGAGTCCCGGTCGGCGGCGCCCGcggcccctcccccctccccccaccccccacccccccggagACGGGGGACCCTCAGGCCATGCCCCACCGCCCCGGAGGGCGAGCGggcccggggagggggcgggcgggggccgggggggcgggcggggggcccGCGGACCTCACCCCCCCCGCGGGCCGGGCCTTGCCATCCGCAGAGCGCCCCCCCTTGCGCCGCGGCCGCCGCGCCCCTCCTAGCTAGCCCGCCCCCGGCTCGGTCCGGCCGGCTCCGGGCGCCGCGTCTCCGCCGGCTCCTCTCCTCGGCCTCaggccgctgccgccgccgccgccgccgccgccgccgccgccgccacccgcTCCGCGCCTCCTCTGCCTCCCGGCTCGCTCTCTCGCTCTCGCTGTCTCTCCCTCACccggtctctctctctctctccctccctctctccctccctccgccctctcccctccctccgggAGCCGGCGGAGGAGACATCGCCCCTCCCCGCGCCCCCAAACCTCGCCCATCCCCCCCACTCCagctccgccccctccccctgccctcccccaccgcTCCTCTCCGCCGCCAGATCCCCGAACCTTGACTCCACCCCTGCTTGCCCCAGTACCCCGGCGATGGGGCTCCGCCCCCCTAAGGGTACCTCTCCCCGCACCCCCCAGGACCGCCCCTTCCCAGGGAGCCCCCACCCCCTCTACACACAGTAGGGTGCAATTAAATATTCGTTGCTAGACTCTACACCCCCAAATTGGATGGTGAGAGCTATAGATTCCTGTCCtgtccccccaacacacacacacacacacacacacacacacacacacacaccttcccgCAAGGCACAGGTGCAGCCAGCcgctccccagccctgcccctgcaGACGTCTCCACAAACACATCTTCTCCAGGGCTTGCAGGATACATTGCCATGAGCACAGCCAGCTACATCATGTACATATCACACCCGTGTGCCGGAGCATGCACACGGCAGAGCACACGCGTCTGCCCACCCCACACACGGGCACGCAGCCCGCTGTGCTTGCTCAGAACTCCAGCTCACACGAAACCCTGTAACAGAGACACAGAACCACAGGGAGACGTGTGCTTTGCCTCTGTCACAGTCACCCACCGCGCCCTGGCCGTCCATCACACAGGTGTGCACACACCCATTTAGCGGCACGACCCTGCACCATCACTTCCTTCCTGATAATTATCTCTGACATTTCTTGAGCACTTCCTTTGTGCCTGGCTCTGTGCTGGGTTTACTCCTCAACTTTGCACACCGCAGTCCTCCGGGCTACGGACTTGCATCATCCTCATTTaccagagggggaaactgaggcccagagaggttaaggagtTTGCCCAAGGTCGCCCAGCCCGCAAGAGGTGGTGGCCAGGATCAGAGACAGGCAGCCTGACTCAAAATCTTCAGACTGCTGTGTGCTGGGGTTCAGTACTGGGCACTCCATGGCTGCATATCCCTCTTCGTCACACACAATCCCCCCAGCCATCTCCGCATGGCGTGTGGGATACACCTGCAGAGACAGGGTCGATCCCATAGGGCAGCAGTGAGTGCGTGGCCGCAGCCCAGCCCCCTACCCTTCTCCCAGCTCCAACAGCTCCTCCGGGGCCACCAGCCAGAGCCCAGGCACCTGCGGAGGGCAGTTCCAGGCAGCCTCTGGGTGCGCGTCCTGCTGCAGGCTCTGAGGTGCCACGGGATGAGCGGGAGCAGGTGCCGGCCCAGCTGCCCCAGGAGGCCCGGTTCTGGATTCAcccccaccagcccaggtggtgAGCAGCTGGGCCTGGGGAGAAAACAGCTGCCTGTGTGTGTCAGCACCAGCAGTGAGAGGGGCTGTGCACCCTTTCTACAGTTGACGAGGCTTTTCTGGGCCTGGGCATCAGCTCTCGGTGAGGGGTCCCCAGGCCCCTCATCGGCACCTAAGAGAGGCCTGAGCTCTGAGGCAGTGGGcagcctgcccaaggtcacactgcccTTTGCTTTCTTGGAAAATGGAAAAGTCTGGCTGTGTTGATTTCCAAGGCCCCATCCTGGGGCTCCCGGCAGCTGCGGGCGAATACCCTGCTCATGCTGGGAGCCAGAAGCTTCTGCTAGCTGCCGCCGCTGCGCTGGTAACCTCCAGCAGGCCCAGctgtcccctctctgagcctcggtgtcCCCCCTGGAAGAGTGGGCCCTGCGATCCTGGCACCACCCGCCTGGCTGAAGCTGGGGAAGCCCTACATGACTCACGGGTCTGGCATGGAGTGGGCATGGCcagcctcctgctcctcctgcctctgcagCCTCTCTGCCACTGCCCTCATCACCTCTACCCCGGTCACCaggcccccacccacccacccacccccagggccACAGGAAACTTGAGTTTCCACTTAAACACAACTATGCAGGGTTCAGTCTTTTCGCTGAGCTGCAACCCTGCTGCCAGGGAAGGCTCCTTTCCTTGTTCAATtgactgagtacctactatgtgctggatTGGCCCTGTCCTAGCTCCGAGGATATGACCATGAACAGGGATACCTGCCTTCATTGGCGAGAGACAGACACCAAACATGTAAACAAGCCAACAAGGCAAAGTTGGTATTGATTCAACCAAAAACATAAAAGGGGGTGTTTGAATAAACTAGCTGGGGAAGGCCTCTCTGAGCTGAGACCTCAGTAATGAGAAGGAGTTGGGGGGAAGAGCCTTCTAGAAGGAGGAAAAGTCTGGTGCAAAAGCTCTGAAGCAGGAAGGAGCTTAGCATTCAGCAAGTAGTGAAGAGATCAGTGTGACTGGGGCTTGGAGGGGGGGTGGTGAAGGGAGTAGGGGTGATGAGTTTGCAGAGGTGCAAAGGATCCACCCTTCCCTGCCCACCCCTAGGCTGGGCAGGCCAGGCCTGTGCTGAGGCCAGGGTTTGGCTTCACTCCCGCACATGATGGGAAGCTGGGGGGGAGTAGGGGAGTGGGGAGTGATGTGATCTGATTTACGGTTTGGAAGCATTGCTCTGGCTGCGGCAGGCTGCGTGGATTGGAGGGGCtcgggaggaaggagggggagaggcaggaggagaggactgCAGTGGTCCAGGAGGGAGATGAAATAGCTCTCAATGCTCAGAGCTCTCTGTGCACCCAGCCCAGCAGCTGCTTACTCCACCTCCTGGAGAAAGCTTCTCGGACCCCACCCAACTCCACCCTCgcctctgccccagcccctcaccccgATGGGGCTGTCTGCAGGGCCTGTGAACAGCTGGAATCCCCCGTGTCACCCCAACCCAGGATCCCGACTGTAGGAGGCTTCCAGGAAAGCATGGCAGATGGATCCAAGAACCCCACCTTTCTGGGGGCTGCACACAAGCCACACGTGTGCTCTTTGCACGGATCCCCACAGACAGGCACAGATACTCATCTGGATCTGGGGCAAGGACCTGGAGGGCAGGATGGGAGATCTGGGGGGCGGGAggcgctctagagcctgagaatgCCGTGAGAGCCTCCTTCCGCAGGGTGTGTGGGCGACGGTGGACACAGGATAATAACAACCTTAGCAAGACCTTGAGGTCTCTCCTGACCTGAGGCGTGGccagggagaggaaagggaagcGGGGCCAAGCCCTGACAACTCCCGGAGGAGGTTCCTGGGCAGAGGCTGAGCCTCCAGGATCCCTTGGGGAGCTGGCTCCATCCTCCTCCTGACCTTCTGGAGTTTCTGGCCGAGGCAGAAGGGAAGAACAGGACAGGACGGAAGCAAGCTCTGGAAAGTGGGAAGAGGAGGGCGTGTGTGGAGACCCAAGGCGGGATCCAAGCTTTGGAACGCTGGAGGTTTCCGGCCACAGAGGCAGGGCCTCCGGGGAGCCAAGAGAGGCggggagagacacacacacagaggagcagAGACCAACGGACCGAGACAAGAGTTGGGAGGAGAGGGACCAAAGAGAAGCTGGGAGAGGCGCGGACCAGGGGACTGGTGATCAGCACACACTCCGGGTCCCCAGAAACATCCTTCTCCTCCGAGACACACCCTTCTGCAGCCTGGGGTGCTCCGAGCCCAGCCTGATGCGGGCCGCCTGGCTCCTTGGCGCGCTGGTGGTACCCCAGCTCCTGGGCTTCAGTCATGGGGCTCGGGGAGCTgagagggagtgggaggggggctgggggggcgcCCAGGAGGAGGAGCGGGAGAGGGAGgccctgatgctgaaggtgagTTGGAGACTGCTGGGACTCCAGTGGCGGGACCTGGGAGGGCAACTGTGGGCTTGGGAGGGGTGTATTCCAGGGTTAGAAAAATGGGCAACGGAAGGGATGGGATAGGCTTGGAGGAGGATGAAGGTGATGGGTTCAGCCAGCCAGTTGACAGCTGGAAAGGGGCGTCTGGGGAGTCAGGATATAGCTGCCAGCCTGGTCCTGATCACCCTCCCTGCCTTAGCATTTACAGGAAGCGCTGGGGCTGCCTGCTAGGAGGGGAGATCAAAATCCCGAGGGAAACTCTGAAGGCAGGGGGGCCTGGGCAACCGAGGAGGACGGGCAGGGGGAGGAAGGCGAGGAGGAACCCACACCGACCCCCCACGTCAGCCCCagtccctctcccaccccagagGACGCCATCACTTATATCCGTAAGTAATCCTTAGCTCCGCCCTGCCCCCCTGGCCTCCGTGGTCATTTTCACAAAAACGAACCGTCCTTTCCCAGCCCCAGGATTTTTCAGTTGCCCACGGCCCAGCTCGGAGCCCTCACACCCAGGAGCTCCGGGTCCCCGACTTTGCCTCTCAAGAGACCGGGGTGGCCACCGGCCCCTACCTTCCAGAAGTCTTGAgagcccccacccctcaccccaactCCGCCCTAGAAGCCGTAGGTCCCGGGTCCCCCCCAGGTCCTCCGGTCCCCTGGTCCCCCCCACCCAGGGTCCCCGTCCAGCGTGCGCCCTGTCCACCCGCAGTGGGTCGCCTGGCCGGCCTGGACGCAGGCTTGCACCAGGTGCACGTCCGTCTGCACGCGCTGGACACCCGCGTGGCCGAGCTTACTCGGGGGCTGCGGCAGCTGAGGGAAGTGGCGGGCGACACCCGCGACGCCGTGCAAGCCCTGCAGGAGGCGCAGAGCCGCGCCGAACGCGAGCATGGCCGCTTAGAGGGTGAGTCGCAACCCGCCGGGCGGGGAAGGAGGGACGATCCGGGTCAGGCCGCGGACCGGTGGTGAGAGGGGAGCCCCGAAAGGTGTCTGAGACGGGAGGACCCTGGGTGTCAGGGGCGAGGGGGGGCGGCCCTGGAGGATTTGGGGTGTGCTTGCCGGTGGGGAGGGTGAACGCGGAGACGGGCACGCTCCCCACAGTGTTAGCGAGCCGACCCTGCTCCGGCCGCACCACGCCCCCTACGATCCCGCCCCCACGGCATGGCCACGCCCCCCGGCGGCTCTGTCACTGGCTCCGGGCGTCTCTGGCCCCGCCCTCTCCCCGCCTCCGAGGCCCTAACCCCGCCTCCgctcggccccgccccgccccacccgcaGGCTGCCTGAAGGGGGCGCGTCTTGGCCACAAGTGCTTCCTGCTCTCGCGCGACTTCGAGGCTCAGGCTGCGGCGCAGGCGCGGTGCGTGGCGCGGGGCGGGAGCCTGGCTCAGCCCGCTGATAGTCGGCAGATGGAGACGCTCACCCGCTACCTGCGCGCGGCGCTCGCCCCGTACAACTGGCCGGTGTGGCTGGGTGTGCACGACCGGCGCGCCGAGGGCCTCTACCTCTTCGAGAACGGCCAGCGCGTATCCTTCTTCGCCTGGCACCGCGCCCCCAGCCCTGAGCCCGGCGCCCGGCCCAGCGCAGCGCCGCACCCGCTC from Muntiacus reevesi chromosome 2, mMunRee1.1, whole genome shotgun sequence harbors:
- the CLEC11A gene encoding C-type lectin domain family 11 member A, translating into MRAAWLLGALVVPQLLGFSHGARGAEREWEGGWGGAQEEEREREALMLKHLQEALGLPARRGDQNPEGNSEGRGAWATEEDGQGEEGEEEPTPTPHVSPSPSPTPEDAITYILGRLAGLDAGLHQVHVRLHALDTRVAELTRGLRQLREVAGDTRDAVQALQEAQSRAEREHGRLEGCLKGARLGHKCFLLSRDFEAQAAAQARCVARGGSLAQPADSRQMETLTRYLRAALAPYNWPVWLGVHDRRAEGLYLFENGQRVSFFAWHRAPSPEPGARPSAAPHPLSPNQPNGGVLENCVAQASDDGSWWDHDCDRRLYYVCEFPY